CAAATTCAGATGCATCTAATCAAGAAATTTCAAAGGGGTTGAAAGTCGGTGAGATTGTGATTACCAATCCAACAAAGTCATTAAAAAATGGTCAAAAAATTGAAAACATCAAATCGACAGACACTTCAAAGACGAGTCAAGGTAAAATGAAATCTGAGGTGAAAAAATAGTGCCTGAAGATAGAATAGAATTAATGAAATTGACCAACATTGGTAAACATTATCAAAATGGAGACCAACAATTGCAGGTTTTAAAAGACATCAATTTAACTGTTTATAAGGGTGATTTTTTAGCTATTATGGGTCCATCTGGTTCAGGTAAATCAACTCTAATGAATATCATTGGACTTTTAGATAGAGAAAGTAGTGGACAATATGAATTGAATGGTCAAAATGTTTCATTATTAAATGATAAAAAACTAGCAAAAGTTAGAAATAAGGAAATTGGTTTTGTTTTTCAACAATTTTTTCTCTTATCTAAATTAAATGCTATTCAAAATGTTGAGTTACCATTGGTTTATGCTGGTGTCAATATTAACAAACGTAAAAAACTAGCAATTCAATTTTTAGAAAAGGTTGAATTGGTCAACAGAATGAAACACTTGCCCTCAGAGTTATCTGGTGGACAAAAACAGCGTGTTGCCATCGCTAGAGCATTAGTTAATAATCCATCGATTATTTTAGCTGATGAACCTACGGGAGCTTTGGACACTAAGACTGGTGAGCAAATAATGACTTTGCTAACAGAATTAAATAATGAAGGAAAAACCATTATTATGGTTACCCATGAACCTGAAATTGCTGACTTTGCAAAGAGGAAGATCATTATTAGAGATGGTGAGATTTCTAAAGATACAACAGAAAGTGTTCGAATTGATTAAGGGAGGAATACATGGAAAATTGGAGATTTGCCCTTAGTTCAATATTGGGGCATAAAATGCGCTCATTTTTAACGATGTTAGGTATCATTATTGGTGTTGCTTCAGTGGTTATCATTATGGCACTTGGACAAGGCTTAAAAAATAGTGTTGGAGATCAAGTTAATAAAGAACAGAAAAACTTAAATGTTTATTTTAAAACTTGGGCTCAAAAAGAAGCAGAAAAAGATCCAAATTATGTCTCAGACGAGACTACCACAGAAGAAAAAGCACCAAAATTAACTGAAGATATGGTTTCAAAAGCAGCTAAAGAAACAGATGGTGTGAGTGGCTATTACATCACTAATAGTGCCTCTAGTAAGATAGGCTATGGTAAAAAAGAAATAAAAAATGTCACCATAACTGGTATTAATAAAACCTATCTATCATTAAAAAATGTAAAAATTTTAGCAGGACGAGCTTTTCAAGGACAGGATTATTATAAATTTGGTAGAATAGTTTTATTAGAGTCAGGTTTATCAAAAAAACTTTTTAAGACTCATCAAGATGCTTTAAATAAAACAGTATTGATAGCTAATAAATCTTATCTTGTTGTAGGAGTTTATAAAGATTCAAATACTTCTGGTCAAGCTGGATTATCAAGTGGTGGCAATGCCATTATGAGTAATACACAAGTGGCAAGTGAGTTTGGTGCTAAAGAAGTTGATCAAATTTTCTTTCATATTAATGATGTTAAAGAAGCTAATAAAATAGGAAAAAATGTTGGTCGAAGGTTAACGGCTTTAACAAGAACTAAAAATGGTTTCTATGAAAATTACAATCTCGATAGTATTGTTAAACAAGCCAATAAAATAGCAACAATGACTACGCTTGTTTTTGGTGTTATAGCTGGTATCTCTTTATTAGTTGGAGGTATTGGAGTTATGAATATCATGTTGGTTTCTGTTACTGAAAGAACTCGAGAAATTGGTTTACGAAAAGCCTTGGGTGCAACTAGACAAAAAATATTAGCTCAGTTTTTAATAGAATCAATGGTATTAACGATATTAGGTGGTTTGTTAGGCTTAACTTTAGCTTACTTGGCAGTCTTGGGAATTCGACCAGCATTAGCTGCACAAAACATACGCCCAGAGATATCATTTATTGTTGTTGTCATAAGTGTTTTATTCTCAGCATTCGTCGGAATTGTTTTTGGTTTACTACCAGCAAACAAAGCAAGTAAATTAGACCCGATAGAGGCCCTAAGGTATGAATAGCTTAACAAAACATCATAAAAAATTGCGAAAACTTGTCCGTGTAATTGGAACCTTGTCAATTATTTTTACTATCATAGCCATATACTATCTTTTCAAAAATCTAGATATTTTAAATAATCCTAAAGCCTTATCACACCTTTTAAAAGGGCACCGATTTTTAGGTTCAATTGGATTTTTATTCCTACAGATAATACAGGTCGTTATTCCTATTATCCCTGGTGGACTAACAACTGTAGTTGGTTTTATGACATTTGGTCCCTATTTAGGTTTACTTTTGAATGTTTTAGGAATTTCACTTGGAAGCCTTATATTATTTTATTTAGTTAGACGATTTGGTAGACCATTCATTCTTTTATTTATAAAGGAAAAACAATTAAGACAATATGATAAAAAGTTGGCAACAAAAACCTATGAAAGAATTTTTATTCTCAATATGATTTCACCAATGGCTCCTGCAGATATCATGGTCATGATTACTGGATTAAGTCAAATGTCATTAAAACGTTTTGTTTCTATTATCTTAATTTGTCGCCCAATCTCAATGATAACTTATAGTTATTTTTGGATTTACGGTGGTCAAATGCTACGTCATTTACTATAAGCATATTAAATTAAATAACTTTTTAGTTAGTTTATTAAAAGCTGTCAAGAAAAAAACTTGACATGTGTTTAGAACTATCGTATAATAGCAAAGGTAAAGTAAGATACAGTCTTGCTGAACTATTATTAATAATATTTAAAAGAAAAGAGAATAAAAAAATGGCAGTAAAAATCCGTTTAACTCGTATGGGTTCTAAGAAAAAACCTTTCTACCGTATTAACGTTGCAGATTCACGTGCACCACGTGATGGACGTTTCATCGAAACTGTTGGAACATACAATCCACTAGTTGCTGAAAACCAAGTGACTTTAAAAGAAGATCGTATTATGGATTGGTTATCAAAAGGAGCTCAACCCTCAGATACAGTTCGTAATATTCTTTCAAAAGCTGGAGTTATGACTAAATTCCACGAATCAAAATACTCTAAATAATAAAAGCCTATGGATACCATTGAAAATCTTATTATCGCTATTGTGAAACCACTGATTTCACATCCTGATAATCTAACAATCAAAATTGAAGATACTCCAGAATTTTTAGAGTATCATTTGGACTTGGATGCAGAAGACATCGGTCGTGTTATCGGTAAAAAAGGTCGCACTATTACAGCAATAAGATCGATTGTCTATTCGGTACCAACACAAGAAAAAAAAGTAAGGCTCATTATTGATGAGAAGTAAGAGAAGCTAACAAGCTTCTTTTTTTTGTTGACTAGATTTTTAAATCATGATAAGCTATAAAAGTTAACTGGCTAACTAAAATAAAAATTAATTATCAATTAGTTTACATCTTTTGATGATAGAATAATAGGATGTTTGCATCATATTTAGGAGAAAAAATGATATCAATTTTGATTTTGTGTTTAGTCATTTTATTTGGAATTTTGTCTTTACTTCGTTTATATCGAGAAACAAACCAAAAGATCAAAAAAAATACAGAAAATCTATTGACACGAGATAGATCATAAGGTAAAATATATTTTGTTGTCTGTCACAAGACAGTGTGTCTAGGTCCGTTGGTCAAGGGGTTAAGACACCGCCTTTTCACGGCGGTAACACGGGTTCGAATCCCGTACGGACTATTTAGAAAAGAGTCAGAGTTTTCTCTGGCTTTTTTTGCACGATGCTTGGTTTTAAAAGTCATTTCATGTTAAAATAAGGACTGAAGCTATTTAAGCAGCTCAATGAGAAAAAGTGGAGAAAAAATTAGTAAATGAATTACTTTAATGTTGGAAAGATTGTAAATACACAAGGCTTACAAGGAGAAATGCGGGTTTTAGCAGTAACTGACTTTATTGATGAACGCTTTAAAAAAGGAAGTCATTTAGCCTTATTTGATTCTAAGGATCAATTTGTAAAAGAGGTTACTATTGCTAGTCACCGGACACAAAAGAATATGGAAATCATTAAATTTAAAGATCATTACCATATTAACGACATTGAAAAATACAAAGGCTTCATGTTAAAAGTAGCAGAAGAAAATCTCTCCAATTTAGATGAGGGTGAATATTATTATCATGAAATCATTGGATTAGAAGTCTTTGAGAACAATAACTATATTGGTTTTATTTCAGAAATTCTTCAACCTGGAGCTAATGATGTCTGGATTGTTAAAAGAAAAGGTAAGAAAGACTTGCTATTACCTTATATTCCATCGGTAGTTCTAACTATTGACATTGATAACAATAGGGTAGATGTGGAGTTATTAGAAGGATTAGACGATGAAAATTGATATTTTAACCCTCTTTCCAGAAATGTTTGCACCTTTAGAGCATTCAATAATTGGAAAAGCTCGTGAAAAAAATCTTTTAGATATCAATTATCATAACTTTAGAGACTTTGCGGAAAAATCAAGACATGTGGATGACGAACCTTATGGTGGCGGTCAAGGAATGTTACTCAGAGCGCAACCAATATTTGATACGATTGAGTCATTAAACTCAACAAGACCAAGAGTGATCTTACTCGATCCAGCTGGTAAAAAATTTACCCAAAAAATAGCAGAAGATTTAGCTAAAGAAAATGAATTAATTTTCATATGTGGTCATTATGAAGGCTACGATGAACGGATTAAAACATTAGTTACTGATGAAATTTCTCTAGGTGATTTTGTTTTAACTGGTGGTGAACTTGCAGCAATGACAATTATTGATGCTACAGTTCGATTGATTCCAGAGGTTCTAGGAAAGGAATCAAGCCATCAAGAAGATTCATTTTCATCTGGTTTACTTGAATATCCACAATACACTAGACCTTATGATTACAGAGGAATGAAAGTGCCAGAAGTTCTAATGAGTGGACATCATGAAAATATTAGGAAATGGCGATTAAAAGAAAGTCTTAGAAAAACCTATTTGAGAAGACCAGATTTATTAAACTTCTATGAATTATCTGCTGAAGAAGAAGAGATTTTGAATAACATCAAGAAGGAGCTTTAAAATTGGTATTGGAAAATAATAAACTAGTTGACTTAACAATAATTGGGGGTGGACCGGTAGGTTTGTTCACAGCTTTCTATGCTGGTTTACGAGGTTTAACTGTAAATATCATCGAGAGTTTATCAGAATTAGGTGGTCAACCTGCCATTTTATACCCTGAAAAAGTAATCTATGATATCCCGGCTTATCCCGCTATTACAGGGCAAGAATTAACTGAGAACTTAATCGAACAATTGAAGCGATTTGATGACCGAATCACATATAGTTTAAAAGAAGAAGTATTAACTTTTGAAAAAGAAAATGATATTTTTACGATTGTGACTTCAAAACAAACCCATTACTCAAAAGCAATTATAATTGCTTGTGGAAATGGAGCATTTACACCAAGACCTTTAGGGCTAGAGAATGAAGAAAAGTATGCTGATCACAATATCTATTATAATGTTCACAAATTAGATCAATTTGAAAATAAAGATGTTGTGATCTGCGGTGGAGGTGACTCAGCTGTTGATTGGGCTCTAGCTTTATATGGGCTAGCAAAAAGTGTAACGATAGTTCATCGAAGAGATGTATTTAGAGCACATGAACATAGTGTTGAATTATTGAAAGCCTCAGGAGTTGAAATCTTAACACCTTATCAACCTTTAGCTTTAAATGGCGATGAAAATGGCGCTAAAGAACTTGTCATTCAAAAAGTAAAATCAGAAGAGACAAAGACTTTAACATTTGATGATCTTATCGTCAGTTTTGGATTTTCAACATCAAATAAGAATATCAAAAATTGGAATGTTAACTATAAGAGAACAAGTGTTAATGTTAATTCTGTATTTGAAACGTCTCGAGAAGGTGTATATGCTGTTGGAGATGCTGCTAACTATAGTGGAAAAGTCGATCTAATAGCAACAGGATTCGGAGAAGCCCCAATGGCTGTCAACCAAGTTATGCAATATGTATATCCTGAAAGAGATAATCGTCTAGTACATTCTTCTACATTACTTGAAGAAAAAAGGGATTAATATAATCCTTTTTTTATTATCATAATTTATAGAACTATAATATTAATGAATAGGAAATATTAAAAACAGTCATGACACTCCCTTTTTTATATGATATAATTAACTAACAAATGTGATATATATTGCAAAAAAATAAGAGAGGTCTATGATGCAAGAAACATCAAAGAAAGAAACTTTTGGAACTTTTATCAATAAAGTGTTATCGGGAACAGCAACTGCTATCGTTGTTGCACTTATTCCGAATGCTATTTTAGCAACACTATTAAAGCCACTTTTACCAAATTCAACAGCAGCAGAATTTTTACATATTGTACAAATTTTTCAATTTTTTACACCAGTTATGGCAGGCTTTCTTATCGGACAACAATTTAAATTTTCTCCGATGCAACAACTAGTTGTTGGTGGAGCTGCTTATATTGGTTCTGGTGCTTGGTTATATACTGAAGTAATTCAAAAAGGAGTAGCAACAGGAACTTTCCAATTAAAAGGAATTGGTGATCTGATTAATATGATGATTACAGCTAGTTTGGCTGTTATAGCAATTAGGTGGTTTGGAGACAAATTTGGCTCTTTAACAATTATCTTATTACCAATTATTATAGGTACAGGGGTTGGTTATATTGGATGGAAAATATTACCTTATGTTTCCTATGTAACAACACTTATTGGTCAAATTATTAACTCATTCACAACACTTCAACCATTTTTAATGTCAATTCTGATCGCAATGGCTTTTTCTTTGATCATAGTAAGTCCAATCTCAACAGTTGCAATTGGATTAGCTATAGGTTTAGATGGTTTAGCTGCTGGTGCAGCATCTATGGGGATCGCAGCAACTACGGCTGTTCTTGTATGGGCAACTTATAAAGTCAATAAGTCTGGTGTACCAATTGCCATTGCATTAGGTGCAATGAAAATGATGATGCCAAATTTTTTGAAACATCCTGTAATGGCAATACCTATGTTGGTAACGGCTGCACTTTCATCTTTAACAGTACCAATCTTTCATTTGATTGGAACACCAGCATCATCAGGTTTTGGTTTAGTTGGACTAGTTGGCCCAATAGCTTCTTTAGCTGGTGGAAGTCACATAGTTATCATTATTTTTGCTTGGATAATCATACCATTTGCCATTGCTTATAGTGCACACAAAATTTGTAAAGATGTTTTGAAAATTTACAAAGATCATATTTTTATTTTTGAAGGTTAAAAGGAGAACAACATGTTAGTATATATAGCTGGATCTGGGGCTATGGGTTGCCGTTTTGGATATCAAATTTCAAAAACAAATCATCAAGTTATTTTACTTGATAATTGGGAAGACCATATTAAGGCTATTCAGGAAAATGGGTTAAAAATTACAGGTGATGTTGAAGAAACTGTAAAGCTACCTATTATGAAACCAACTGAAGCTACAACAGAAGCAGATTTAATTATTTTGTTTACAAAAGCAATGCAACTGCCTCAAATGTTGCAAGATATTAAAGGCATTATTGGAAAAGAAACCAAAGTTTTGTGTTTGTTAAATGGACTAGGTCATGCAGATGTCATTCGTCAATATATTCCTGAACAGAAAATATTAATGGGTGTCACCATCTGGACTGCAGGATTAAAAGGACCAGGTCATGCGCACTTAGAAGGTGAGGGTGGTTTACATCTTCAAAGTATGGATCCTTCGAATAAGGATGCTGGCTATCAAGTCGCTGAAATGCTGACTGAAGCGAAATTAGCTGCAACATATGATGAGAATGTTTTGCCGAATATTTGGCGTAAGGCTTGTGTTAACGGAACAATGAATTCTACTTGTGCATTACTTGACTGCACTATAGGTCAAGTATTTGCAAGTGAATATGGTCTTGCTTTGGTTAAAGAAATTATTCATGAATTTGTTAGGGTAGGTATAGCTGAAGGTGTTGACTTGAATGAAGAAGAAATCGTCAAATATGTAATGGAAATTTCAAAAAAAGCTTCGCATCATTATCCATCTATGCACCAAGATTTAGTGCAAAATCATCGTTTAACTGAAATAGATTATTTAAATGGTGCAGTTGCTAAAAAAGCTGAAAAATTTGGTTTTGAGACACCATACTGTCAAATGATTACGCAAATGATACATGCTAAAGAATCTATTTTAGGAATCAAATAAAAAAAAGAATTCTAGTTAACTAGAATTCTTTTTTGATGTCTTTTGAAAGAAAATGATAGAAAATGCTTGACAAAGAAAAAGATGAGAGTATAATGAGGATTGTAAACGATTCCAGAAAGGAGCATGCCTATTTTAAAATCTAAACGGAAACAGTTGATTTTGGATAAAATTAAAGAAGAAAATTACGTTTCTTTGGAAGAACTTATTAAACTCCTAGAGACTTCAGAGTCAACTATTAGAAGAGATTTAGATGAACTTGAAGAAGAACACAAACTTTATAGAGTTCATGGTGGAGCAGAGCTTCATCATTCGCTACAAGAAGAATTGAGTATTGAACAAAAATCTGTCAAAAACTCTCAAGAGAAAAATAAAATTGCTTTAACAGCTTCTACATTGATAGATAGTGGTGATGTGATTTTTATTGATGCAGGAACAACAACTGCTTTTTTACTTGACTATTTGAAAGGTAAAAATATTAAAGTAGTAACTAACTCAATTCATCATGCAGCACAATTAGTTGATTCAGGTGTTGAGACGATTATTATTGGTGGTCTTGTGAAACAGATTACTGATGCAAGTATTGGTCATACTGCTCTTCAACAAATAAATGATTTCAACTTTGACAAAGCATTTATTGGAATGAATGGTATTGATGAACACTATTTAACAACTCCAGATGTTGAAGAAGCTTACCTAAAAAGAGCTGTGATCACCAATGCAAAAGAAACATTTGTTTTGTCTGATGCTTCAAAATTAGGACAGATATCTTTTGTTAATGTTGCAAAAGTTGACAAGGTATCATTGATAATAGAAGCTTCTGATCATTTACTCTTAAAAAAATTGAAAAAGAAAATGAAGGTGATTGAAATATGATTTACACAGTTACACTAAACCCATCTATAGACTTTATTGTTCGTCTCGATAAAGTTGAAGTTGGTGGTGTTAACCGTATGACAAGTGATGACAAATATCCCGGTGGAAAAGGCATAAATGTTAGTCGAATCTTACAAAGATTGTCAAAAGACAGTATTGCTACCGGATTTTTAGGTGGTTTTACTGGGAAATTTATTGAAGACAGTCTGAAAAAAGAGGGAATTACTACCCAATTTGTTCAAGTTTCTGAAGATACAAGGATTAATGTCAAGATTAAAGCAGATGATGAAACAGAGATAAATGGTTCCGGACCAAAAATATCAGATGAGGAATTAGAAACATTAAAAGTGATTTTAAATCAATTATCAGATAAGGACACAGTTGTGTTTGCAGGCTCTGCACCAAGTCACTTAGGAAACCAAGTCTATCAAGTTTTAATTCCATTA
This Streptococcus urinalis 2285-97 DNA region includes the following protein-coding sequences:
- a CDS encoding ABC transporter ATP-binding protein, giving the protein MPEDRIELMKLTNIGKHYQNGDQQLQVLKDINLTVYKGDFLAIMGPSGSGKSTLMNIIGLLDRESSGQYELNGQNVSLLNDKKLAKVRNKEIGFVFQQFFLLSKLNAIQNVELPLVYAGVNINKRKKLAIQFLEKVELVNRMKHLPSELSGGQKQRVAIARALVNNPSIILADEPTGALDTKTGEQIMTLLTELNNEGKTIIMVTHEPEIADFAKRKIIIRDGEISKDTTESVRID
- a CDS encoding ABC transporter permease produces the protein MENWRFALSSILGHKMRSFLTMLGIIIGVASVVIIMALGQGLKNSVGDQVNKEQKNLNVYFKTWAQKEAEKDPNYVSDETTTEEKAPKLTEDMVSKAAKETDGVSGYYITNSASSKIGYGKKEIKNVTITGINKTYLSLKNVKILAGRAFQGQDYYKFGRIVLLESGLSKKLFKTHQDALNKTVLIANKSYLVVGVYKDSNTSGQAGLSSGGNAIMSNTQVASEFGAKEVDQIFFHINDVKEANKIGKNVGRRLTALTRTKNGFYENYNLDSIVKQANKIATMTTLVFGVIAGISLLVGGIGVMNIMLVSVTERTREIGLRKALGATRQKILAQFLIESMVLTILGGLLGLTLAYLAVLGIRPALAAQNIRPEISFIVVVISVLFSAFVGIVFGLLPANKASKLDPIEALRYE
- a CDS encoding TVP38/TMEM64 family protein, encoding MNSLTKHHKKLRKLVRVIGTLSIIFTIIAIYYLFKNLDILNNPKALSHLLKGHRFLGSIGFLFLQIIQVVIPIIPGGLTTVVGFMTFGPYLGLLLNVLGISLGSLILFYLVRRFGRPFILLFIKEKQLRQYDKKLATKTYERIFILNMISPMAPADIMVMITGLSQMSLKRFVSIILICRPISMITYSYFWIYGGQMLRHLL
- the rpsP gene encoding 30S ribosomal protein S16, encoding MAVKIRLTRMGSKKKPFYRINVADSRAPRDGRFIETVGTYNPLVAENQVTLKEDRIMDWLSKGAQPSDTVRNILSKAGVMTKFHESKYSK
- a CDS encoding KH domain-containing protein, producing MDTIENLIIAIVKPLISHPDNLTIKIEDTPEFLEYHLDLDAEDIGRVIGKKGRTITAIRSIVYSVPTQEKKVRLIIDEK
- the rimM gene encoding ribosome maturation factor RimM (Essential for efficient processing of 16S rRNA), which encodes MNYFNVGKIVNTQGLQGEMRVLAVTDFIDERFKKGSHLALFDSKDQFVKEVTIASHRTQKNMEIIKFKDHYHINDIEKYKGFMLKVAEENLSNLDEGEYYYHEIIGLEVFENNNYIGFISEILQPGANDVWIVKRKGKKDLLLPYIPSVVLTIDIDNNRVDVELLEGLDDEN
- the trmD gene encoding tRNA (guanosine(37)-N1)-methyltransferase TrmD; protein product: MKIDILTLFPEMFAPLEHSIIGKAREKNLLDINYHNFRDFAEKSRHVDDEPYGGGQGMLLRAQPIFDTIESLNSTRPRVILLDPAGKKFTQKIAEDLAKENELIFICGHYEGYDERIKTLVTDEISLGDFVLTGGELAAMTIIDATVRLIPEVLGKESSHQEDSFSSGLLEYPQYTRPYDYRGMKVPEVLMSGHHENIRKWRLKESLRKTYLRRPDLLNFYELSAEEEEILNNIKKEL
- a CDS encoding NAD(P)/FAD-dependent oxidoreductase, producing MVLENNKLVDLTIIGGGPVGLFTAFYAGLRGLTVNIIESLSELGGQPAILYPEKVIYDIPAYPAITGQELTENLIEQLKRFDDRITYSLKEEVLTFEKENDIFTIVTSKQTHYSKAIIIACGNGAFTPRPLGLENEEKYADHNIYYNVHKLDQFENKDVVICGGGDSAVDWALALYGLAKSVTIVHRRDVFRAHEHSVELLKASGVEILTPYQPLALNGDENGAKELVIQKVKSEETKTLTFDDLIVSFGFSTSNKNIKNWNVNYKRTSVNVNSVFETSREGVYAVGDAANYSGKVDLIATGFGEAPMAVNQVMQYVYPERDNRLVHSSTLLEEKRD
- a CDS encoding PTS transporter subunit IIC, which encodes MQETSKKETFGTFINKVLSGTATAIVVALIPNAILATLLKPLLPNSTAAEFLHIVQIFQFFTPVMAGFLIGQQFKFSPMQQLVVGGAAYIGSGAWLYTEVIQKGVATGTFQLKGIGDLINMMITASLAVIAIRWFGDKFGSLTIILLPIIIGTGVGYIGWKILPYVSYVTTLIGQIINSFTTLQPFLMSILIAMAFSLIIVSPISTVAIGLAIGLDGLAAGAASMGIAATTAVLVWATYKVNKSGVPIAIALGAMKMMMPNFLKHPVMAIPMLVTAALSSLTVPIFHLIGTPASSGFGLVGLVGPIASLAGGSHIVIIIFAWIIIPFAIAYSAHKICKDVLKIYKDHIFIFEG
- a CDS encoding 2-dehydropantoate 2-reductase, coding for MLVYIAGSGAMGCRFGYQISKTNHQVILLDNWEDHIKAIQENGLKITGDVEETVKLPIMKPTEATTEADLIILFTKAMQLPQMLQDIKGIIGKETKVLCLLNGLGHADVIRQYIPEQKILMGVTIWTAGLKGPGHAHLEGEGGLHLQSMDPSNKDAGYQVAEMLTEAKLAATYDENVLPNIWRKACVNGTMNSTCALLDCTIGQVFASEYGLALVKEIIHEFVRVGIAEGVDLNEEEIVKYVMEISKKASHHYPSMHQDLVQNHRLTEIDYLNGAVAKKAEKFGFETPYCQMITQMIHAKESILGIK
- a CDS encoding DeoR/GlpR family DNA-binding transcription regulator, whose amino-acid sequence is MPILKSKRKQLILDKIKEENYVSLEELIKLLETSESTIRRDLDELEEEHKLYRVHGGAELHHSLQEELSIEQKSVKNSQEKNKIALTASTLIDSGDVIFIDAGTTTAFLLDYLKGKNIKVVTNSIHHAAQLVDSGVETIIIGGLVKQITDASIGHTALQQINDFNFDKAFIGMNGIDEHYLTTPDVEEAYLKRAVITNAKETFVLSDASKLGQISFVNVAKVDKVSLIIEASDHLLLKKLKKKMKVIEI